In Bradyrhizobium sp. WD16, the genomic stretch CCAGCCGCTCCGCGCCGGTCCATGCGATCATCGCGCCGTTGTCGGTGCATAGCGCCGGCGGCGGCACGATCAGCGGCGTGCCCGCGCGCGATGCCACCCCTTGCAGGGCGGCGCGGATCGCCTGATTGGCGGCGACCCCGCCCGCCGCGACCAGCGCCCGCGGCTTCCCGAAGCGCTCGGCGAACAGCGTGAGCCCGACATCGAGCCGGTCGGCGATCGATTCGGTCACCGCCGCCTGGAAGCTGGCGCAGAGATCGAGGGTGTCCTGGGCGCCGAGCGGCGCGAGGCGGTCGGCCTCGTTGCGAACCGCCGTCTTCAGTCCGGACAGCGAGAAGTTGGCATCCTTGCGGCCCATCATCGGCCGCGGCAGCGCAAAGCGGGTCGGGTCCCCCGACGCCGCCAGGCTCTCGACCTGCGGCCCGCCAGGATAGGGCAGGCCGAGCATCTTCGCCACCTTGTCGAAAGCCTCGCCGACCGCATCGTCGACCGTGGTGCCGAGCCGGACATAATTGCCGACACCGAGCACGGCGACGATCTGGGTGTGACCGCCCGAGGCGAGGAACAGGCAATAGGGGAAGTCGAGCGGGCCGAGCAGCCGCGGTGTCAGCGCATGGGCCTCGAGATGGTTGACCGCGATCAGCGGCGTGTCATGGACCAGCGCGATCGCCTTGGCGGTGGTCAGGCCGACGATGACCCCGCCGATCAGCCCCGGGCCGGCGGCGGCGGCGATGCCGTCGAGCTTGTCAAAG encodes the following:
- the tsaD gene encoding tRNA (adenosine(37)-N6)-threonylcarbamoyltransferase complex transferase subunit TsaD, which codes for MLGIETTCDETAAAVVERAPDGTGRILSNVVRSQIAEHAPYGGVVPEIAARAHVELLDGIIATAMKDAAMSFDKLDGIAAAAGPGLIGGVIVGLTTAKAIALVHDTPLIAVNHLEAHALTPRLLGPLDFPYCLFLASGGHTQIVAVLGVGNYVRLGTTVDDAVGEAFDKVAKMLGLPYPGGPQVESLAASGDPTRFALPRPMMGRKDANFSLSGLKTAVRNEADRLAPLGAQDTLDLCASFQAAVTESIADRLDVGLTLFAERFGKPRALVAAGGVAANQAIRAALQGVASRAGTPLIVPPPALCTDNGAMIAWTGAERLALGLVDGLDSAPRARWRLDADAVVPAQFANTKAQH